One genomic region from Candidatus Epulonipiscium sp. encodes:
- the cysK gene encoding cysteine synthase A yields the protein MNKIYNSIEELIGNTPIVKLNKLVEKGSADVYVKLEWYNPGSSVKDRIALNMIKSAEEAEKIKPGDTIIEPTSGNTGIGLAMVGAARGYNVILTMPDTMSIERRKLLKAFGAELILTPGPEGMTGAINKAKELVEQEGYFLPQQFENPSNPEIHRQTTGIEILEAMGTDLDAFVAGIGTGGTITGCGEVLKEAIPDIEIVAVEPTKSAVLSGEKKGPHGIQGLGAGFIPEILNTNIYDSIEKITDEESLSMARRMAQEEGILVGISTGAAVAAALKVARRLGKGKKVLAISPSYGERYLSTALFNQD from the coding sequence ATGAATAAGATATATAATTCTATTGAAGAGCTAATAGGTAACACACCTATTGTTAAACTAAACAAATTAGTAGAAAAAGGCAGTGCCGATGTATATGTCAAATTAGAATGGTATAACCCAGGTAGCAGCGTAAAAGATAGAATAGCTCTCAATATGATAAAATCCGCAGAAGAGGCGGAAAAAATAAAACCAGGAGATACAATAATAGAACCTACCAGTGGAAATACGGGGATAGGGTTAGCTATGGTAGGGGCAGCTAGGGGGTATAATGTCATTTTAACAATGCCTGATACCATGAGTATAGAAAGAAGAAAGCTTCTTAAGGCATTTGGAGCAGAACTTATCTTAACCCCTGGACCAGAAGGAATGACTGGGGCTATCAATAAAGCCAAAGAATTAGTTGAACAAGAAGGATATTTTCTTCCGCAACAATTTGAAAATCCATCGAATCCAGAAATCCATCGACAAACCACAGGAATAGAAATTTTAGAAGCTATGGGCACAGATTTGGATGCTTTTGTAGCAGGAATCGGAACCGGTGGAACTATCACAGGTTGTGGGGAAGTCCTAAAAGAGGCAATTCCTGATATAGAAATAGTAGCTGTAGAGCCTACAAAATCAGCGGTACTTTCAGGTGAAAAAAAGGGTCCCCATGGTATTCAAGGTTTAGGGGCGGGCTTTATTCCAGAAATTTTAAATACTAATATTTATGATTCTATAGAAAAAATAACAGATGAAGAATCCCTAAGCATGGCTAGGAGAATGGCACAAGAAGAAGGAATATTGGTTGGTATTTCCACGGGAGCAGCCGTAGCAGCAGCTTTAAAAGTAGCAAGAAGACTTGGTAAAGGTAAAAAGGTATTAGCAATATCCCCAAGTTATGGTGAAAGATATCTAAGTACAGCATTATTCAATCAAGATTGA